One stretch of Penaeus vannamei isolate JL-2024 chromosome 7, ASM4276789v1, whole genome shotgun sequence DNA includes these proteins:
- the LOC113812640 gene encoding nephrin isoform X1: MTSQTMMSLLQLTVHEEIQDLEVFDAYGTMIGKVVGPYKLLSRVMLSCRAYGGHPPPVVRWMDGDRILETSSAQHYSAQSPSERGEAVRVVDVTLHLPGLQRKDNGRDIKCVASNTNLTQEKVRVVTIDMYLPPLEVTVDGLDAPLRAGIEAILMCRSVGSLPTATLSWRLHGSSSLMPLPAQSSLDQNTTIGRGRLLPTPRDNGRALTCTASNPKVKEYSLNSTHTLQVLFAPEVSVRLAPALDPDNIWEKADVYFECVIQANPKETRVIWLHEGRELRGDSDDAMMADHVLVQGQNLVLQRVTRHAQGRYQCRVTNTIDTVTSSATTLNVMFAPECKKPRNETVSVTPNEEVKLNCLVEANPPDVTFVWKINSSRGVKELDSSSYSSRSRSSTLVYRPSTHAHGTDHYGVVFCLGSNKAGKQRLPCMFVISPAAGPPEKPKSCTLVNQSPTSLVVTCQPGHDGGLDQHFIATVEDAATRRVVANVTSTSPDLTVEGLAPGRDYLVKVTAVNQKGRSSPFTLEGFALKVAENKINNSSSGESSSLLVMFIAVVVGFVFILTILALATRARLRHRRGHPEVNVDKNKLSTGDEAPLSPSTNASLDEIGDGEMLHTPESHTGPLETLEITAQTPESPVSCSSRTYVPVPTGSSTLPRPQSQMNPRPQPLHSVDLPHVTSNNHKYYTLKINCTRQNNESFV; encoded by the exons ATGACTTCGCAGACCATGATGTCTTTGCTGCAGCTCACGGTGCACG aGGAGATTCAGGACCTGGAGGTGTTCGACGCCTATGGCACCATGATCGGCAAGGTCGTGGGTCCTTACAAGCTGCTTTCCCGAGTGATGCTGTCGTGTCGGGCGTACGGAG GTCACCCTCCGCCGGTGGTCCGGTGGATGGACGGCGACAGGATTCTGGAGACGTCCTCGGCGCAGCACTACAGCGCCCAGTCGCCCTCGGAACGAGGCGAGGCCGTGCGGGTGGTCGACGTGACGCTGCACCTCCCGGGCCTCCAGCGCAAGGACAACGGCCGCGACATCAAGTGCGTCGCGTCCAACACCAACCTGACGCAGGAGAAGGTCCGCGTCGTCACCATCGACATGTACT TGCCGCCCCTGGAGGTGACGGTGGACGGACTGGACGCCCCGCTCCGCGCCGGCATCGAGGCCATCCTCATGTGCCGCTCCGTCGGCTCCCTCCCCACCGCCACCCTCTCCTGGCGGCTGCACGGCTCCTCCAGCCTCATGCCTCTGCCTGCTCAG TCTTCGCTGGACCAGAACACCACCATCGGCCGAGGTCGCCTCCTCCCGACGCCGAGAGACAACGGCCGCGCCCTCACCTGCACGGCCTCCAACCCCAAAGTGAAAGAATACTCCCTGAACAGCACTCACACGCTACAGGTGCTCT TTGCTCCCGAAGTGTCCGTCAGACTAGCGCCGGCGTTAGACCCTGACAACATCTGGGAAAAGGCTGATGTTTATTTTGAGTGTGTTATTCAAGCAAACCCCAAGGAGACGAGAGTCATATGGCTACACGAG GGCCGAGAGTTGCGAGGCGACAGCGATGACGCCATGATGGCCGACCACGTGCTCGTCCAGGGGCAGAACCTGGTGTTGCAGAGGGTGACACGGCACGCTCAGGGAAGGTACCAGTGTCGCGTCACCAACACCATCGACACTGTGACCAGCTCCGCCACGACCCTTAACGTCATGT TTGCACCGGAGTGCAAGAAGCCACGGAACGAGACAGTGTCAGTGACCCCAAACGAAGAGGTCAAACTCAATTGCCTGGTCGAAGCCAATCCGCCTGAT GTCACGTTTGTATGGAAGATCAACAGCAGCCGCGGCGTCAAGGAGCTGGACAGCAGCAGCTACAGCAGCCGCAGTCGGTCCTCCACACTCGTGTACCGCCCCAGCACGCATGCCCACGGCACCGACCACTACGGCGTCGTCTTCTGCCTCGGCAGCAATAAGGCCGGGAAGCAGAGATTGCCGTGCATGTTCGTCATCAGCCCCGCAG CAGGTCCCCCAGAAAAGCCCAAGTCCTGCACACTGGTCAACCAAAGCCCGACGTCGCTGGTGGTGACGTGCCAGCCCGGCCACGACGGCGGCCTCGACCAGCACTTCATTGCTACG GTTGAGGACGCAGCAACGCGGAGGGTGGTTGCAAATGTGACGTCGACGTCGCCTGACCTGACGGTGGAAGGACTGGCTCCGGGCCGCGACTACCTGGTCAAGGTCACGGCCGTCAACCAGAAGGGAAGGTCTTCCCCGTTCACGCTCGAGGGCTTCGCCCTCAAGGTGGCCGAGAATAAGATAA ATAATTCAAGTTCTGGagaatcttcctctctcctcgtgaTGTTCATAGCTGTCGTCGTTGGCTTCGTCTTCATCTTAACGATACTTGCTCTAGCAACTCGTGCGCGTCTGCGTCACCGACGTGGGCATCCTGAAGTCAATGTTGACAAAAATAAACTAAGTACTGGAGATGAAG CCCCACTCTCGCCCTCGACCAATGCTTCGCTGGATGAAATAGGGGACGGAGAAATGCTCCACACGCCTGAGTCACACACGGGACCATTGGAGACGCTGGAGATCACCGCCCAG ACGCCAGAGAGTCCTGTCAGCTGTAGCAGCAGGACTTACGTGCCCGTCCCGACTGGGTCCTCCACGCTCCCGCGGCCGCAGTCGCAGATGAACCCGCGGCCGCAACCGCTGCACTCGGTGGACCTTCCGCACGTCACCTCCAACAACCATAAATACTATACTCTGAAGATAAATTGTACCAGACAAAATAATGAAAGTTTTGTTTAA
- the LOC113812640 gene encoding nephrin isoform X2 has product MTSQTMMSLLQLTVHEEIQDLEVFDAYGTMIGKVVGPYKLLSRVMLSCRAYGGHPPPVVRWMDGDRILETSSAQHYSAQSPSERGEAVRVVDVTLHLPGLQRKDNGRDIKCVASNTNLTQEKVRVVTIDMYLPPLEVTVDGLDAPLRAGIEAILMCRSVGSLPTATLSWRLHGSSSLMPLPAQSSLDQNTTIGRGRLLPTPRDNGRALTCTASNPKVKEYSLNSTHTLQVLFAPEVSVRLAPALDPDNIWEKADVYFECVIQANPKETRVIWLHEGRELRGDSDDAMMADHVLVQGQNLVLQRVTRHAQGRYQCRVTNTIDTVTSSATTLNVMFAPECKKPRNETVSVTPNEEVKLNCLVEANPPDVTFVWKINSSRGVKELDSSSYSSRSRSSTLVYRPSTHAHGTDHYGVVFCLGSNKAGKQRLPCMFVISPAGPPEKPKSCTLVNQSPTSLVVTCQPGHDGGLDQHFIATVEDAATRRVVANVTSTSPDLTVEGLAPGRDYLVKVTAVNQKGRSSPFTLEGFALKVAENKINNSSSGESSSLLVMFIAVVVGFVFILTILALATRARLRHRRGHPEVNVDKNKLSTGDEAPLSPSTNASLDEIGDGEMLHTPESHTGPLETLEITAQTPESPVSCSSRTYVPVPTGSSTLPRPQSQMNPRPQPLHSVDLPHVTSNNHKYYTLKINCTRQNNESFV; this is encoded by the exons ATGACTTCGCAGACCATGATGTCTTTGCTGCAGCTCACGGTGCACG aGGAGATTCAGGACCTGGAGGTGTTCGACGCCTATGGCACCATGATCGGCAAGGTCGTGGGTCCTTACAAGCTGCTTTCCCGAGTGATGCTGTCGTGTCGGGCGTACGGAG GTCACCCTCCGCCGGTGGTCCGGTGGATGGACGGCGACAGGATTCTGGAGACGTCCTCGGCGCAGCACTACAGCGCCCAGTCGCCCTCGGAACGAGGCGAGGCCGTGCGGGTGGTCGACGTGACGCTGCACCTCCCGGGCCTCCAGCGCAAGGACAACGGCCGCGACATCAAGTGCGTCGCGTCCAACACCAACCTGACGCAGGAGAAGGTCCGCGTCGTCACCATCGACATGTACT TGCCGCCCCTGGAGGTGACGGTGGACGGACTGGACGCCCCGCTCCGCGCCGGCATCGAGGCCATCCTCATGTGCCGCTCCGTCGGCTCCCTCCCCACCGCCACCCTCTCCTGGCGGCTGCACGGCTCCTCCAGCCTCATGCCTCTGCCTGCTCAG TCTTCGCTGGACCAGAACACCACCATCGGCCGAGGTCGCCTCCTCCCGACGCCGAGAGACAACGGCCGCGCCCTCACCTGCACGGCCTCCAACCCCAAAGTGAAAGAATACTCCCTGAACAGCACTCACACGCTACAGGTGCTCT TTGCTCCCGAAGTGTCCGTCAGACTAGCGCCGGCGTTAGACCCTGACAACATCTGGGAAAAGGCTGATGTTTATTTTGAGTGTGTTATTCAAGCAAACCCCAAGGAGACGAGAGTCATATGGCTACACGAG GGCCGAGAGTTGCGAGGCGACAGCGATGACGCCATGATGGCCGACCACGTGCTCGTCCAGGGGCAGAACCTGGTGTTGCAGAGGGTGACACGGCACGCTCAGGGAAGGTACCAGTGTCGCGTCACCAACACCATCGACACTGTGACCAGCTCCGCCACGACCCTTAACGTCATGT TTGCACCGGAGTGCAAGAAGCCACGGAACGAGACAGTGTCAGTGACCCCAAACGAAGAGGTCAAACTCAATTGCCTGGTCGAAGCCAATCCGCCTGAT GTCACGTTTGTATGGAAGATCAACAGCAGCCGCGGCGTCAAGGAGCTGGACAGCAGCAGCTACAGCAGCCGCAGTCGGTCCTCCACACTCGTGTACCGCCCCAGCACGCATGCCCACGGCACCGACCACTACGGCGTCGTCTTCTGCCTCGGCAGCAATAAGGCCGGGAAGCAGAGATTGCCGTGCATGTTCGTCATCAGCCCCGCAG GTCCCCCAGAAAAGCCCAAGTCCTGCACACTGGTCAACCAAAGCCCGACGTCGCTGGTGGTGACGTGCCAGCCCGGCCACGACGGCGGCCTCGACCAGCACTTCATTGCTACG GTTGAGGACGCAGCAACGCGGAGGGTGGTTGCAAATGTGACGTCGACGTCGCCTGACCTGACGGTGGAAGGACTGGCTCCGGGCCGCGACTACCTGGTCAAGGTCACGGCCGTCAACCAGAAGGGAAGGTCTTCCCCGTTCACGCTCGAGGGCTTCGCCCTCAAGGTGGCCGAGAATAAGATAA ATAATTCAAGTTCTGGagaatcttcctctctcctcgtgaTGTTCATAGCTGTCGTCGTTGGCTTCGTCTTCATCTTAACGATACTTGCTCTAGCAACTCGTGCGCGTCTGCGTCACCGACGTGGGCATCCTGAAGTCAATGTTGACAAAAATAAACTAAGTACTGGAGATGAAG CCCCACTCTCGCCCTCGACCAATGCTTCGCTGGATGAAATAGGGGACGGAGAAATGCTCCACACGCCTGAGTCACACACGGGACCATTGGAGACGCTGGAGATCACCGCCCAG ACGCCAGAGAGTCCTGTCAGCTGTAGCAGCAGGACTTACGTGCCCGTCCCGACTGGGTCCTCCACGCTCCCGCGGCCGCAGTCGCAGATGAACCCGCGGCCGCAACCGCTGCACTCGGTGGACCTTCCGCACGTCACCTCCAACAACCATAAATACTATACTCTGAAGATAAATTGTACCAGACAAAATAATGAAAGTTTTGTTTAA